DNA from Balneolaceae bacterium:
GCCGCTACGGTAGGCGCGCTTGAAATTCTCCACGGGATGCTCACGCAGCAGGTAGGCCACAAAGGATCCCCCGGTGGTATAGTTGAGGGCGGCCCGTCCCCTGTAAAACCCCCAGAAGGAGAAGGATTCCCGCACCCGCTGCACCTCCGGCCAGGGAGGATCGGCCGCCACCAGCTGGTCAGCCGTCGACCGCTGCCCTGGTTCCGGGGCCAGGGCCACCGCGAGTCCCTCCACCAGTCCGATGCTCCAGCTGGCATTGAGCAACCGGTTGCCGAAGCGCTTGGCCACCACATGCACCAGCTCGTGTCGCAGGCTGCCCAACTGCCGGCGCGCCACGTGAAGCTGGTCGGATGCCAGCCATACCGGCACGTAGCTGGTAAATTTGGCGCCTGTAAGCTCCTTCTTCTGCCAGGCATGGGCGTATAGATAGACACTCACCCGGAAGTCTCCGCGGTCCAGGTTCAGCGTGTCAGTTAATTCGGAAAGGTGGAATTCCAGCTCCCGGCCCAGGAGCCCGGCCTCGAGAGAGCTGTAATCCTGCCGGTCGTACCAAAGATCGAAGTGGGCCGTGGCGTGATGGCCTCCCAGCTGGCGGCGCAGGTGTGATTCGGGGGATATAATTCCCAATTCGGCCAGGCTAGCGTAGCCCAGGACCAGCAGCAGCGCGGCACCCGCCGTGAGCGCTTTGGCAAAACGTCCCCGCGAGAAGTCCGGCACCTGCCAAAACAGCAGCGTCCAGGCGCCGGTCAGCATGCGGAAATAGAGGAGGCTGCCATCCAGCTCGGCCACCTCGTCATAGAGGGGACCGGGCCAGCCTCCCCATACATGGTTGTAGAAATAGACCTGTGGAAGGGTAAAAAACTCCGCCAGAAAGGATCCCGCAGCCACGGCGGCCAGTACGGCCAGGGACGCCAGTCGGGCGGGGCCGGGTGCCAGGCCAAAGCGCCGGAAAAGCCGTCCGACGGCCCAGCCGAAATAGACGGAGGGAAGGGGATAGAGCAGCCAGAATCCGAGGCCGTGCACGCTGAAGCATCCGGCCAGCAGATCCCATACCAGCAGTGGAAGTCCGGCCGCGTAGACCCATGCCAGCAGGCGGGTGGCGCGCCGTATGTCACCGGCCGAAGTGGCATCCGCATCCGGCGGCGAGGCGGCCCGCCAGGCGGCCCAGAAACATCCGGCCAGGGCGGCCAGCAGGGCTGACTCCAGGTGAAAGTGAACCAGCAGCGAGAGAAAGTCGGTCATTCCGCCTCCCCTACTCCTGCAGCAGGTCGCGCAGGCGCGGCTCCAGTTCCTTGCGGGTCAGCGCCCCGGTGGCGAAATAGCGGATTTCCCCCTTCTTGCCCAGGATGTAGGTGGTGGGCACAGCCATGGTGGGCCCGTATTTGTCCATCACCACATCCTGCCTGTCAATATAGATGGGGTAAGTGACCCCGTACTTTTCCATGAAAGGACGGACCACAGACTCCCCGCGGTCGTCAAGGGATACCCCCAGGACCACCAGTCCTTCGTCGCGGTACGTCTCGTAGAGATCAACCAGGTCGGGGGTTTCCGTATGGCAGGGAGCGCACCAGGTGGCCCAAATATTGAGAACCACCACCTTGCCCCGCTGTTCGGAAAGCTGAAAGCTATCGCCATTTAACAACGTCACCGTAAAATCCTGAGCCTCGGCGCGGCGGCTGGCCGGATAGATGGCTACGGAGTTTGGATCCAGGCGCTCGAGGGGCTCGGTAGCGGTTTTACGTCCCCCTTCCGATCCGGAACCACAGCCCGTGAACAGGAAGACCAGCACCAGGGCCGTGCAGGCCGTTATGAAAAGCGCGTCACGCATGTTGTACTCAGCGGTGTCGACCGAACACTTCGATATTGCCCTGTTTGTCAACCAGGTAGGATTCGTAGGGGACGTCCTCGGCGGTATTCATGCCCGGGGAGCTGGCCGGCATGCCAGGAACGGCCACACCTATAGCGTCAGGGCGCTCCTCCAGCAGACGGCGTACGTCCTCCACGGGGACGTGACCCTCCACGACGTAGCCGTCGATTACGGCGGTATGGCAGGCGCCCATGGTGTGGGGCACGCCGTAGCGCGTCTTCACCTCATTCAGGTTGCCGGCGTTGACTGTGGACACGCTGAAACCGTTGCTCTGCATGTAGGTCGCCCACTTGTCGCAGCACTGGCAGCCCTCGTTCTTGTACATGACAATGTCGGCCTCGCTGTCCTGCGGGGTGACGGTTTGCTGCGAGGTACTGATGATGTACCAGATGGCGACGCCGCCGGCCA
Protein-coding regions in this window:
- a CDS encoding DUF411 domain-containing protein, encoding MKPSRFFTYAALVILAGGVAIWYIISTSQQTVTPQDSEADIVMYKNEGCQCCDKWATYMQSNGFSVSTVNAGNLNEVKTRYGVPHTMGACHTAVIDGYVVEGHVPVEDVRRLLEERPDAIGVAVPGMPASSPGMNTAEDVPYESYLVDKQGNIEVFGRHR
- a CDS encoding TlpA disulfide reductase family protein encodes the protein MRDALFITACTALVLVFLFTGCGSGSEGGRKTATEPLERLDPNSVAIYPASRRAEAQDFTVTLLNGDSFQLSEQRGKVVVLNIWATWCAPCHTETPDLVDLYETYRDEGLVVLGVSLDDRGESVVRPFMEKYGVTYPIYIDRQDVVMDKYGPTMAVPTTYILGKKGEIRYFATGALTRKELEPRLRDLLQE